One part of the Sardina pilchardus chromosome 5, fSarPil1.1, whole genome shotgun sequence genome encodes these proteins:
- the st6gal1 gene encoding beta-galactoside alpha-2,6-sialyltransferase 1 — MGYKITGAGMDRVSQLWRLRRRARRGALCMALFCMSMAVLYTLCAENSVPVTDAIFGERARTRAQPRAHSLVKVLRSGGSKPIYVDPQKLPGVVPGDPRRPIPVLSSVNHSLETDHHQEVRPKPRDRKPHGGFFSWLPRPFTRAIETFFGGRRKGELSGSWSDKEFFGPNGTLGEVWDDEMSSTMLGKRLRKVVQNYQAMNKYGVQFQDAGAGGRHPKRSGPELLCQMKESVSINTLTPEMEPFAHFPWAAQLPPRPLSVDIGPFKTCAVVSSAGSMKNSGLGKEIDAHDAVVRFNAAPTTGFEKDVGSKTTIRLINSQVMASEDHRFLSSSLYSTGILVGWDPAPYSSDLSEWYNKTDYPIFLQYQRYRRLHPQQPFYILHPRVEWQLWNRIQENMAEPIQKNPPSSGLLGTVLMMSLCEVVHVYEFLPSRRKTELCHYYQRFIDAACTLGAYHPLLYEKNLVKRMNQGSDRDIYTHGRVTLPGFSTFNCTHGLPAALR, encoded by the exons ATGGGGTATAAG ATCACCGGAGCGGGCATGGACCGCGTGAGCCAGCTGTGGCGGCTCCGGCGTCGCGCCCGCCGAGGGGCGCTGTGCATGGCGCTCTTCTGCATGAGCATGGCCGTGCTCTACACGCTCTGCGCCGAGAACAGTGTGCCCGTCACGGACGCCATCTTTGGGGAGCGGGCCAGGACCCGCGCTCAGCCAAGAGCACACTCTCTTgtcaag GTGTTGCGAAGTGGCGGGTCAAAGCCCATCTACGTTGACCCACAAAAGCTCCCCGGGGTGGTCCCTGGTGACCCGCGCCGGCCCATTCCCGTACTCTCCTCCGTCAACCACTCCTTGGAGACGGACCACCACCAGGAGGTTCGCCCGAAGCCCAGGGACCGCAAGCCCCACGGCGGCTTCTTCTCCTGGCTGCCACGGCCGTTCACCCGCGCCATCGAGACCTTCTTTGGAGGCCGGCGCAAGGGGGAGCTGAGCGGCTCCTGGTCGGACAAGGAGTTCTTCGGGCCAAACGGCACCCTGGGAGAAGTGTGGGACGACGAGATGTCGAGCACCATGCTGGGGAAGAGGCTGAGGAAGGTGGTGCAAAACTATCAG GCGATGAACAAGTACGGGGTGCAGTTCCAAGACGCAGGAGCCGGGGGGCGCCACCCCAAGCGCTCCGGCCCCGAGCTGCTCTGCCAGATGAAGGAGAGCGTCTCCATCAACACCCTGACCCCAGAGATGGAGCCCTTCGCCCACTTCCCCTGGGCCGCCCAGCTGCCCCCCCGACCCCTGAGCGTGGACATCGGGCCGTTCAAGACCTGCGCTGTGGTGTCGTCGGCAGGATCCATGAAGAACTCTGGATTAGGCAAAGAGATAG ATGCCCATGATGCTGTAGTGCGGTTCAATGCCGCCCCCACAACTGGCTTTGAGAAAGACGTGGGCTCCAAAACAACGATTCGCCTCATTAACTCCCAG GTGATGGCGTCAGAGGACCATCGGTTTCTGTCCAGTTCCCTGTACAGCACTGGCATCTTAGTGGGCTGGGACCCTGCCCCCTACTCCTCAGACCTGAGCGAA TGGTACAACAAGACAGATTATCCCATCTTCCTGCAATACCAGCGGTACCGTCGTCTCCACCCACAGCAACCCTTCTACATCTTGCACCCGCGGGTGGAGTGGCAGCTGTGGAATCGGATCCAGGAGAACATGGCAGAACCCATCCAGAAGAACCCTCCTTCCTCTGGCCTATTAG gCACAGTGCTGATGATGTCGTTGTGTGAGGTGGTGCACGTGTACGAGTTCCTGCCGTCTCGCCGCAAGACCGAGCTGTGCCACTACTACCAGCGCTTCATCGACGCGGCGTGCACGCTCGGGGCCTACCACCCCTTGCTCTACGAGAAGAACCTGGTCAAGAGGATGAACCAGGGGTCCGACCGGGACATCTACACCCATGGACGGGTCACTCTGCCAGGTTTCAGCACTTTCAACTGTACCCATGGCCTCCCGGCTGCCCTGCGCTGA